The following proteins are co-located in the Micromonospora viridifaciens genome:
- a CDS encoding tyrosine-type recombinase/integrase translates to MPADPSRILTARQMLAHLGLTPADLVAHPDSSGRTMPTVAEYVPRVAAAASPGTRRTYGTYWNRMTAELGHLRLDEVTASDIEALMRQVTATARTRRMGRQGRHAGEHVIAAARAVYRRAIADGYLTAADSPAHRVAKPRRLPNPRRALTPGELQDISLVARTSGSDVILDALLLRLHTETACRRGGALALRLVDLDTRHALVRLTEKGGTLRWQPITPILAERLQEHAQARGAVLPTDRLLRYRNGQPISSRRYDHLWRRIGECLPWVAAQGISTHWLRHTTLTWVERHFGYGVARAYAGHTDRRGPATTTYIKADLHAVATALAAMTGEPHPTRRCATALKGAAVAAGLRTFWARGGTTTGRICGQRERPAGSPHSAGRRWLHSKLLCGGPRPGHLLPGYSEELRHQAGGCVSRG, encoded by the coding sequence ATGCCGGCTGATCCATCACGCATCCTCACCGCCCGGCAGATGCTCGCCCATCTCGGCCTCACCCCGGCAGACCTCGTCGCCCACCCCGACAGTTCCGGCCGCACGATGCCGACAGTCGCCGAGTACGTGCCTCGCGTCGCGGCAGCGGCCAGCCCGGGCACCCGCCGCACCTACGGCACCTACTGGAACCGCATGACCGCCGAGCTCGGCCACCTGCGGCTGGACGAGGTGACCGCCAGCGACATCGAAGCCCTCATGCGCCAGGTCACCGCCACTGCCCGCACCCGCCGCATGGGCCGGCAGGGCCGCCACGCGGGGGAGCACGTCATCGCGGCTGCTCGCGCCGTCTACCGCCGTGCCATCGCCGACGGCTACCTCACCGCTGCGGACAGCCCGGCCCACCGGGTCGCCAAGCCCCGCCGGCTACCCAACCCACGCAGGGCCCTCACGCCCGGCGAACTGCAGGACATCAGCCTCGTCGCGCGCACCAGCGGCAGCGACGTCATCCTCGACGCACTTTTGCTGCGGCTGCACACCGAAACCGCCTGCCGTCGCGGCGGCGCCCTCGCGCTGCGCCTGGTCGACCTCGACACCCGACACGCCCTGGTCCGCCTCACAGAGAAAGGCGGCACCCTGCGCTGGCAGCCCATCACCCCGATCCTCGCCGAACGCCTTCAGGAGCACGCCCAGGCGCGGGGCGCGGTTCTGCCGACCGATCGGCTGTTGCGCTACCGCAACGGGCAGCCGATCAGCAGCCGCCGCTACGACCACCTCTGGAGACGCATCGGCGAGTGCCTGCCGTGGGTGGCCGCTCAAGGCATTTCCACCCACTGGTTACGCCACACCACCCTCACCTGGGTGGAACGCCACTTCGGCTACGGAGTCGCCCGCGCCTACGCCGGCCACACCGACCGCCGCGGGCCCGCCACCACCACCTACATCAAGGCCGATCTCCACGCCGTCGCCACCGCGCTGGCCGCCATGACTGGCGAACCACACCCCACTCGCCGGTGCGCCACGGCACTGAAAGGAGCAGCCGTTGCTGCCGGCCTGAGGACTTTCTGGGCCCGGGGAGGGACGACAACGGGACGTATTTGTGGGCAGAGGGAACGGCCGGCCGGGAGCCCCCACAGCGCGGGGAGGCGATGGCTTCATTCGAAGCTTCTATGTGGAGGCCCCAGGCCCGGGCACCTCCTGCCGGGGTATTCCGAGGAGCTTCGGCATCAGGCGGGTGGTTGTGTGAGCCGTGGCTGA
- a CDS encoding RNA polymerase sigma factor gives MKGELGEVVAAAQAGDEEAFRFLYRSLQPFLLRYLTALVDGEAEDVASETWLHIARDLPTFAGGEFRAWAVAIVRNRAIDHLRRQRSRPSRPVPVQALGTVAGDADTAERAAETIGTETALALIARSRKEAEAVLLRAVIGLDAETAGRVLGRRGGAVRTAAHRGLRRLAAMLNTTDVPGRIGDAPRLTSPGPQPRLTQPPA, from the coding sequence ATGAAGGGCGAGCTGGGCGAGGTGGTCGCCGCGGCACAGGCCGGCGATGAGGAGGCCTTCCGTTTCCTGTACCGCAGCCTGCAGCCGTTCCTCCTGCGCTACCTCACCGCACTCGTAGACGGCGAGGCGGAGGATGTCGCGTCGGAGACCTGGCTACACATCGCCCGCGACCTGCCCACCTTCGCCGGTGGTGAATTCCGAGCGTGGGCCGTGGCGATCGTCCGGAACCGGGCAATCGACCATTTGCGGCGGCAGCGGTCCAGGCCCTCCAGGCCGGTCCCAGTCCAGGCGCTCGGCACGGTGGCCGGGGACGCGGACACCGCTGAACGGGCCGCAGAGACGATCGGCACTGAGACGGCGCTCGCGCTGATCGCCAGGTCACGAAAGGAAGCGGAAGCGGTGCTGCTGCGGGCGGTGATCGGCCTCGACGCGGAAACCGCGGGCCGGGTCCTCGGGCGGCGAGGAGGAGCAGTCCGCACCGCCGCGCACCGGGGCCTACGCCGGCTCGCCGCGATGCTGAACACCACCGACGTACCGGGCAGAATCGGAGACGCGCCCAGACTCACCTCTCCCGGGCCTCAGCCACGGCTCACACAACCACCCGCCTGA